The nucleotide window CCGGCAGCGCGCGCGTGGGCTGGATGAACATCAGGTGGTGGCCACCCGGCTTCAGTTCGGCGGTGGTGCCCGCGGGCAACGGCAGGCCATCGACCAGCTCGCGCATCCGGGCCACGCCCCCCTCGTCGCGCATCTCGTGGATCTCCACGCGCTGTGCCGCATGGCTCTCGACCGCCAGCAGGCGGTCATCGGCCGACGCGCCGTTGTGGAGAGTGAGGAAGCCGCCCGCCACCGGTGCGCCCGGCGGCGTTGCGCGCAGCCACGGCCCGGCCACGGTCACGGCGGCGGATGGCGGGGCCGGCTGCTGGGCTTCATGGGGAGACGGCTGGCATGCCGACAGCAGCAGGAACATCAGGCTGGCGAGGGAACGTTTCATGTCGTGGTTTCCGTATCGGGTGAGGATGAGAAGGTGTCGAACAGCGTCAGCGGACGTGCATGCGCGGCCGCGCCACCCAGGGCGCACAGGCCAAGCGCGCAGGCCCACGCGATCAGCCAGCCGGCGACGCAGAGGAAGAAGACCGTGTCCATGGGAATCCCGGGCGATGCGGTCAGAAGGTCTTGTGCAGCACGACTTCCCAGCTGCGCGGATCGCCGAGATAGACCATCGTGCTGCCCAGCGCGTACACCACGTGGGTGCGGTCGCCCAGGTTGCGGCCCCGCACGCTCAGCTCGGTGCTGCCGTTCCACTGGAAGCCCAGGTGCGCACCCCACGTGGCATAACCGGCCGTCGACAGCGTGTTGGCGGCGTTGGCGTAGCGCGATGAGACGCCGCGGACATCCAGGCCCGCCGACCAGCGCGGCCCGAAGGCGTAGTCCACCCACAGGTTGCCCACGCGCGAGGGCGTGTTGGTGGGGCGATTGCCGGCACGCGACACCGGCACGCCGCCCACGTTCTCGTAGAAATCATCGAGCGTGGCATCCACCCAGGCCAGGTTGCCCTCCACCTTCAGCGCGTCCAGCGGGCGCCAGCCGAACGTCGCTTCGACGCCCCGCGAGGACTGCTGGCCCACCGGCAGCGTCTGCCCCGGATGGGCGGGATCGGCGATGGCGAGGTTCCGGCGCACGATGCGGTACGCGGCCAGCGTGGCGAAGTGGCGCGCATCCGGTGACTGGATCTTGGCGCCGATCTCGCCCTGCCGCCCCGTGGTCAGGTCGAAGTCGCGCAGCGTGGCGAAGTTGGCGGTACTGAGGATGCCCGCCGGCGGATCGGCCGCGGTGCTGTACTGCGCATACACGCTCGCCTGCGGCGTGATGGCCCAGTTCAGTGCGACACGTCCCGTGGTGGGCGTGTACTCGCGTTCGAAGCGCGCGGGATTGGTGGCCGTGACCGCGCGGTGGTTCAGCACGTCCAGCACGATGCGGTCGCGGCGCAGCCCGCTCAGCAGCGACAGCGACGGCGTCAGTTCGGTCAGGTTCTCCAGGTACACCGCCTGCGTGTGCAACCGGTTGGTGCGGTCGGGCGTGTAGACGATCGAGGTGCCGGGCACGTCGAGGAAGCGGCCCGGCGTCACCGCATCGAGCGGCACGGTGTCCACCGTGGCCGACAGCGACAAGGGGAAGCGCGTCTGCCGGTTGTAGCTGACATCCAGGCCGGTCGCCCATTGCGTCGGCAACCCGAACA belongs to Pseudoxanthomonas sp. F37 and includes:
- a CDS encoding copper chaperone PCu(A)C gives rise to the protein MKRSLASLMFLLLSACQPSPHEAQQPAPPSAAVTVAGPWLRATPPGAPVAGGFLTLHNGASADDRLLAVESHAAQRVEIHEMRDEGGVARMRELVDGLPLPAGTTAELKPGGHHLMFIQPTRALPAGGQVDATLVFERAGRMPVVFEVRPLGAAGARPHY